The following proteins are co-located in the Sporosarcina pasteurii genome:
- the cotE gene encoding outer spore coat protein CotE, whose product MTKAVVAKGKQRTESKETLSPPNKPTSILGCWVINHTHQARKVGKYVEVSGKFDVNVWYSHSNHSKTSVFTETISYKDRIRLHYRDEPTSRHEEVIVNVIQHPNCTEAIISKCGEKFVISVERELIAEVIGETKICVTVHPHTFEEEWPLRDESSSHHHGHHHDHQGKHQEHGKGHGHGHKEDHHHGHGRKD is encoded by the coding sequence GTGACGAAGGCCGTAGTCGCGAAAGGTAAGCAACGGACGGAGTCAAAAGAAACATTAAGCCCGCCAAACAAACCGACAAGTATTCTTGGTTGTTGGGTTATTAACCACACCCATCAAGCAAGAAAGGTCGGGAAATACGTGGAAGTGTCTGGAAAATTTGATGTGAACGTCTGGTATTCCCACAGTAATCATTCTAAAACTTCGGTATTTACGGAAACAATTTCGTATAAAGACCGAATTCGATTACATTACCGGGATGAACCGACGTCAAGACATGAAGAAGTAATCGTGAATGTCATTCAGCATCCGAATTGTACCGAGGCAATTATCTCCAAATGCGGTGAGAAATTTGTGATTAGTGTAGAGCGTGAACTGATTGCAGAAGTCATCGGTGAAACAAAAATCTGCGTGACCGTTCATCCGCACACATTTGAAGAGGAATGGCCGCTTCGAGATGAATCATCAAGTCATCATCATGGGCATCATCACGACCATCAAGGTAAACATCAAGAGCATGGTAAAGGACACGGCCATGGACATAAAGAAGATCATCACCATGGACACGGTCGAAAAGATTAA
- a CDS encoding RicAFT regulatory complex protein RicA family protein: protein MEKKYTKEEIIEKAYEIANMIANTEQVDFFKRAEAQINENQKVRESISSLKSLQKQAVNFQQYGKERALNIIEEKIANIEKEIDAVPIVQEFKQSQGEVNELLQLVSTTIANGVTNEVIKSTGGDLLRGETGSYVKNTTYDHLQ from the coding sequence ATGGAGAAGAAATATACAAAAGAGGAAATCATTGAAAAAGCGTATGAAATTGCAAATATGATTGCCAATACGGAGCAGGTTGATTTCTTTAAACGTGCAGAAGCACAAATTAACGAAAATCAAAAAGTACGTGAAAGCATTTCAAGTTTAAAATCTTTACAAAAACAAGCTGTTAATTTCCAACAGTATGGAAAAGAACGTGCACTGAATATCATTGAAGAGAAAATCGCAAACATTGAAAAAGAAATTGATGCGGTTCCGATTGTTCAAGAATTCAAGCAATCTCAAGGAGAGGTCAATGAACTTCTACAATTGGTATCTACAACAATTGCCAATGGCGTTACGAACGAAGTGATTAAATCTACTGGCGGAGATTTGCTTCGTGGCGAAACAGGATCATACGTAAAAAACACAACTTATGACCATCTTCAATAA
- the miaB gene encoding tRNA (N6-isopentenyl adenosine(37)-C2)-methylthiotransferase MiaB, with translation MNEEQRLSTGQVKPGLANKEEKDYSHYFQTVYTPPSLKKARRRGKEEVSYFDDFEIEERFEGMGNGRKFYIRTYGCQMNEHDTEVMAGIFTALGYEPTTTVEDANIILLNTCAIRENAENKVFGELGHLKPLKQRNPDILIGVCGCMSQQESVVNKILQTYDQVDMVFGTHNIHRLPNIIHEAYMSKEMVLEVWSKEGDIIENLPKKRLGNIKAWVNIMYGCDKFCTYCIVPFTRGKERSRRPEDIIQEVRHLAAQGYQEITLLGQNVNAYGKDFDDLNYRLADLMADLRRIDIPRVRFTTSHPWDFDDELIEVLAKGGNLVEHIHLPVQSGSSSILKIMGRAYTRESYLELVEKIRKAIPDVALTTDIIVGFPNETDEQFEETMTLYKEVGFEMAYTYIYSPRDGTPAEKMKDNIPMEVKKERLQRLNNLVNEYAAEAMKQFEGQVVEVLVEGESKRNDEVLSGYTRKNKLVNFKAPKSVIGKLVNVKITEAKTWSLDGEFLHVVEKDEVLN, from the coding sequence ATGAATGAAGAACAACGTTTAAGCACTGGTCAAGTAAAACCAGGTTTAGCAAATAAAGAAGAAAAAGATTATAGTCATTACTTTCAAACTGTTTATACACCGCCTTCTTTAAAGAAAGCAAGAAGACGCGGTAAAGAGGAAGTTTCTTATTTCGATGACTTTGAAATTGAAGAACGTTTTGAAGGTATGGGGAATGGCCGAAAATTCTATATTAGAACTTACGGCTGTCAAATGAACGAACACGACACTGAAGTGATGGCGGGCATTTTTACAGCACTCGGCTATGAACCAACAACAACTGTTGAAGATGCAAACATTATCCTATTAAATACTTGTGCGATCCGTGAAAATGCGGAGAATAAAGTATTTGGTGAGCTAGGACATTTAAAACCTTTAAAACAACGTAACCCAGATATTTTAATCGGGGTTTGCGGTTGTATGTCTCAACAGGAATCAGTCGTGAATAAAATTTTGCAAACGTATGACCAAGTTGATATGGTTTTTGGGACGCATAATATCCATAGATTGCCAAACATTATACATGAAGCATATATGTCAAAAGAAATGGTTCTTGAAGTTTGGTCTAAGGAAGGCGACATTATTGAGAACCTTCCCAAAAAACGTCTCGGCAATATTAAAGCTTGGGTCAATATTATGTACGGCTGCGATAAATTCTGTACATATTGTATCGTGCCATTTACCCGTGGAAAAGAACGTAGTAGAAGACCAGAAGATATTATTCAAGAAGTAAGACACTTAGCAGCTCAAGGTTATCAAGAAATTACATTGCTGGGACAAAACGTAAACGCATACGGAAAGGATTTTGACGATTTAAACTATCGACTTGCTGATCTAATGGCTGATTTGCGTCGTATTGATATCCCTAGGGTTCGATTTACAACGAGTCACCCGTGGGACTTCGATGATGAACTGATTGAAGTACTAGCAAAAGGCGGAAATCTCGTCGAACATATTCATTTACCAGTACAGTCAGGTTCTTCAAGCATACTAAAAATAATGGGAAGAGCCTACACACGTGAAAGCTATCTTGAACTTGTCGAGAAAATTAGAAAAGCAATTCCAGATGTTGCATTGACGACAGACATTATCGTTGGTTTTCCAAATGAGACAGACGAACAATTTGAAGAAACGATGACGTTATATAAAGAAGTGGGCTTTGAAATGGCATATACGTATATTTATTCGCCAAGAGACGGCACGCCTGCAGAAAAAATGAAGGATAATATTCCAATGGAAGTCAAAAAAGAACGTTTACAGCGATTAAATAATCTTGTCAATGAATATGCAGCTGAAGCTATGAAACAATTTGAAGGACAAGTTGTTGAAGTGCTTGTAGAAGGCGAAAGTAAACGAAATGACGAAGTACTTTCAGGGTATACACGTAAAAATAAACTTGTTAACTTCAAGGCACCTAAATCCGTTATCGGAAAATTAGTGAATGTAAAAATAACAGAGGCCAAAACATGGTCGCTTGACGGCGAGTTTTTACATGTCGTGGAGAAAGATGAGGTATTAAATTAA
- a CDS encoding stage V sporulation protein S, which translates to MNPLKVSSSSNPNSVAGALVAVIREQGYAEMQAVGAGALNQAVKAIAIARGFVAPSGSDLTCAPAFTDIIINGEGRTALKLLVQKSARA; encoded by the coding sequence GTGAACCCATTGAAAGTATCTTCAAGCTCAAATCCTAATTCTGTTGCTGGCGCACTTGTTGCAGTTATCAGGGAACAAGGCTATGCCGAAATGCAGGCAGTTGGAGCAGGCGCATTAAACCAGGCGGTGAAAGCAATCGCTATCGCAAGAGGTTTCGTAGCACCCAGTGGATCGGATCTAACATGCGCACCTGCCTTCACAGATATAATAATTAACGGTGAGGGGCGCACGGCTTTAAAATTGCTCGTGCAAAAGTCAGCGAGAGCATAA
- a CDS encoding TIGR00282 family metallophosphoesterase, which produces MKIIFIGDIVGSPGREAVERYLPRLKRKYSPDVVIANGENAAAGRGITKRIFDDLLRTGVDVVTMGNHTWDHKEIYDFIDETDYLIRPANFSDEAPGKGMTTITKNNVTLSVINLHGRTFLPPHGDPFAKATELIEEAQKSSPLVFVDFHAEATSEKIAMGWHLNGRASVVVGTHTHVQTADERILPDGTAYITDVGMTGPYDEILGMKKEDVIYRFQTNLPVRFEVPKKGRDQLNGLFVELDDATGKALHVERIMINEDRPFEV; this is translated from the coding sequence ATGAAAATTATTTTTATTGGAGATATCGTAGGATCACCAGGACGTGAAGCCGTAGAACGCTATTTACCGCGTTTAAAGAGGAAGTATAGCCCAGACGTTGTCATTGCGAATGGAGAGAATGCAGCAGCGGGGAGAGGAATTACAAAACGTATTTTTGACGATTTGTTACGAACCGGTGTGGACGTTGTCACAATGGGAAATCATACTTGGGATCATAAAGAGATTTATGATTTTATTGACGAAACAGATTATTTAATACGTCCAGCAAACTTTTCAGACGAGGCACCTGGTAAAGGGATGACAACAATTACTAAAAATAATGTAACATTATCGGTCATTAATTTGCATGGAAGGACTTTTTTACCTCCTCACGGGGATCCTTTTGCTAAAGCAACAGAATTGATTGAAGAAGCACAGAAATCTTCACCACTTGTATTTGTTGATTTTCATGCGGAAGCAACGAGTGAAAAAATTGCGATGGGTTGGCATTTAAACGGCCGTGCATCTGTTGTCGTTGGTACACATACACATGTACAAACCGCGGATGAACGGATTTTACCAGATGGTACTGCTTATATAACTGACGTTGGTATGACGGGACCATATGATGAAATCCTTGGGATGAAAAAAGAAGATGTCATTTATCGATTCCAAACCAATTTACCAGTTCGGTTTGAAGTACCTAAAAAAGGTCGTGATCAATTAAACGGTTTATTTGTCGAGTTGGATGATGCAACAGGAAAAGCACTCCACGTCGAAAGAATTATGATTAATGAAGACAGACCGTTTGAAGTTTGA
- the rny gene encoding ribonuclease Y — MLEIIISALLGFIVGAVVLYFVNRKVNESKVTGAKHSAEAIVEEAKREAEAMKREALLEAKDETHKLRLDAEAEIRERRAELQKQENRHLQREENLDRKENTLNKREASLERKEEAYTGRQQHIERMERKAEELVNVQQTELERISSLTREEAKQIILTEVEKELSTDIAVMTKESELQAKEEADKKAREILSVAMQRFAADHVAETTVSVVNLPNDEMKGRIIGREGRNIRTLETLTGIDLIIDDTPEAVVLSGFDPVRRETARLALEKLVQDGRIHPARIEEMVDKSRREVDELIRETGEQTTFDIGVHNLHPDLIKILGRLRFRTSYGQNVLKHSTEVAYLTGLLAAELGEDVTLARRAGLLHDIGKAIDHEVEGSHVEIGVELATKYKEHPVVINSIASHHGDTEATSVIAVLVAAADALSAARPGARSETLENYIRRLQKLEEISESYEGVEKSYAIQAGREVRIIVHPDQIDDITAHRLARDIRKRIEEELDYPGHIKVTVIRETRAVDYAK; from the coding sequence ATGCTAGAAATCATCATCTCCGCTTTGCTAGGTTTCATCGTCGGTGCCGTTGTACTCTATTTTGTTAATCGAAAAGTGAATGAATCAAAAGTGACAGGTGCCAAACACTCGGCAGAAGCGATTGTCGAAGAGGCAAAACGTGAAGCGGAGGCAATGAAAAGAGAGGCACTATTGGAAGCGAAGGATGAAACTCACAAATTGAGACTTGATGCGGAGGCTGAAATCCGCGAGCGACGGGCTGAGTTGCAAAAACAAGAGAACCGTCATTTGCAAAGAGAAGAAAACCTCGATCGCAAAGAAAATACGCTCAATAAAAGAGAAGCGAGTCTGGAACGCAAGGAAGAAGCGTATACTGGACGACAACAGCATATTGAACGAATGGAACGCAAGGCGGAAGAACTCGTTAACGTTCAACAGACGGAACTTGAAAGAATATCTTCACTTACGAGAGAAGAAGCGAAGCAAATTATTCTCACAGAAGTGGAGAAAGAACTTTCTACAGATATCGCCGTCATGACGAAAGAGTCAGAGTTGCAAGCAAAAGAAGAAGCCGATAAGAAAGCGCGCGAAATTCTTTCTGTCGCTATGCAACGATTCGCAGCGGACCATGTTGCTGAAACAACCGTATCGGTAGTAAACTTACCAAATGATGAAATGAAAGGTCGAATTATTGGCCGTGAAGGACGTAATATCCGGACACTAGAAACGTTAACCGGAATCGATTTAATTATCGATGATACACCGGAAGCAGTCGTCTTATCGGGCTTTGATCCAGTCAGACGGGAAACAGCTCGACTCGCACTTGAAAAATTGGTGCAGGATGGTCGAATTCACCCGGCTAGAATTGAAGAAATGGTCGATAAGTCGAGACGTGAAGTGGACGAGCTTATTCGGGAAACTGGAGAGCAGACAACGTTCGATATCGGGGTTCATAACCTTCACCCGGATCTCATTAAGATTCTCGGTAGATTGCGTTTCCGTACGAGTTATGGACAAAACGTCTTGAAACACTCAACGGAAGTTGCCTATTTAACAGGACTCTTAGCAGCTGAACTTGGCGAAGATGTAACACTTGCAAGGCGTGCAGGACTTCTTCATGATATTGGAAAAGCAATAGATCATGAAGTCGAAGGCAGTCACGTTGAAATTGGTGTAGAACTTGCAACGAAATATAAAGAACACCCGGTCGTCATTAATAGTATTGCATCGCATCACGGAGATACTGAAGCGACATCGGTCATCGCAGTGCTGGTCGCAGCAGCGGATGCTTTATCTGCGGCTAGACCAGGCGCAAGAAGTGAAACACTTGAAAATTACATTCGTAGATTACAAAAGCTTGAAGAGATATCAGAATCCTACGAAGGTGTTGAGAAATCTTATGCGATTCAAGCAGGTCGTGAAGTACGGATTATTGTTCATCCTGACCAAATCGATGATATTACAGCACATCGACTCGCACGAGATATTCGAAAAAGAATTGAAGAAGAATTGGATTATCCCGGTCATATTAAAGTTACCGTTATTCGTGAAACACGAGCAGTTGATTATGCAAAATAA
- the recA gene encoding recombinase RecA, whose translation MSDRKAALDKALKDIEKQFGKGSVMKLGEQTDRKISTVSSGSLALDLALGVGGYPRGRVVEIYGPESSGKTTVALHAIAAAQAEGGSAAFIDAEHALDPEYAKKLGVNIDELLLSQPDTGEQALEICEALVRSGAIDIIVVDSVAALVPKAEIEGEMGDSHVGLQARLMSQALRKLSGAINKSRTNAIFINQIREKVGVMFGSPEVTPGGRALKFYSSVRIDVRRGEAIKQGTDIVGNKTRIRVVKNKVAPPFRTAEVDIMYGQGISQEGEIIDLGAETEVVQKSGAWYSYEGERLGQGRENAKQFLIENPDIKAEIDQKIRAFYGLDGAAEIIDGHDVDEADEELELLLEDKKK comes from the coding sequence TTGAGCGATCGCAAAGCCGCTTTAGATAAAGCGTTAAAAGATATTGAAAAACAGTTTGGAAAAGGTTCCGTCATGAAACTTGGCGAACAAACAGATCGTAAAATTTCAACTGTTTCAAGTGGTTCACTTGCATTAGACCTTGCACTAGGGGTGGGCGGATACCCACGTGGACGTGTTGTTGAAATATATGGTCCTGAGAGTTCAGGTAAAACGACAGTTGCACTTCATGCGATTGCCGCTGCACAGGCAGAAGGTGGGTCAGCCGCATTCATCGATGCAGAGCATGCGCTAGATCCGGAGTATGCTAAGAAACTTGGCGTTAATATTGACGAGTTGTTACTTTCGCAGCCGGATACGGGGGAGCAGGCCCTTGAAATTTGTGAGGCATTAGTACGTAGTGGTGCAATTGATATTATTGTTGTTGACTCAGTTGCTGCACTTGTACCAAAAGCTGAGATAGAAGGCGAGATGGGGGATTCCCATGTTGGTCTACAGGCTCGTCTCATGTCACAGGCACTTCGTAAGTTATCTGGTGCAATTAACAAGTCAAGAACAAACGCTATTTTTATTAACCAGATTCGTGAAAAAGTCGGCGTTATGTTTGGGAGTCCGGAAGTTACACCGGGTGGCCGTGCGTTAAAGTTTTACTCTTCTGTTCGTATCGACGTTCGTCGAGGAGAAGCGATTAAACAAGGTACAGATATTGTCGGGAACAAAACGCGTATTCGAGTTGTGAAAAATAAAGTTGCGCCTCCGTTCCGCACGGCAGAAGTCGATATTATGTATGGACAGGGTATTTCGCAAGAAGGCGAAATTATCGACCTTGGTGCAGAAACAGAAGTCGTTCAAAAGAGCGGTGCGTGGTATTCGTATGAAGGTGAAAGACTTGGACAAGGAAGAGAAAATGCGAAGCAGTTTTTAATTGAAAACCCTGATATTAAGGCAGAAATTGATCAGAAAATCAGAGCATTCTATGGTCTTGATGGCGCGGCTGAAATTATTGATGGTCATGATGTTGATGAAGCAGATGAAGAACTTGAACTATTATTAGAAGATAAAAAGAAGTAA
- a CDS encoding competence/damage-inducible protein A, with protein MKVEVIAVGSELLLGQITNTNAAFISARLAEIGADVYYHTVVGDNPIRLKEAIEIAEKRADVLIFSGGLGPTKDDMTKETIAAHIGLELVSDKEALTYIEQYFIRSKRTMTENNKKQALVFNGSTVLNNRTGMAPGMAVENNGKHYILVPGPPHEMEPMIVDEAIPYLLEQSGEREIITSHVLKFYGIGEAELEHRIQPLLDKQSNPTIAPLATADAVTLRITAKAATIEDAHKMIAPIEQEIRAIVGEFIFGTDEDTLSSKALELLQSHGYTLAAAESLTAGLFLAELAKEPGVSSALAGGLVVYNEEAKVEQLGVDKKLLEEHGIVSSECAASLALKVQEKFNTNIGIGITGAAGPTPHDGEPAGTVWIGIALPNRVPMTYKLLLSGSRNANRHRTARFALYYLIKLLTK; from the coding sequence ATGAAAGTTGAAGTTATAGCAGTTGGTTCTGAATTATTGCTCGGTCAAATTACGAATACAAATGCTGCTTTTATTTCAGCACGTCTAGCTGAGATTGGCGCAGATGTTTATTATCATACAGTTGTTGGGGATAATCCTATCCGGTTAAAAGAAGCAATAGAAATTGCTGAAAAACGTGCGGATGTCTTAATCTTTTCAGGCGGACTTGGACCGACAAAAGATGATATGACAAAAGAGACCATTGCTGCTCATATTGGCTTGGAGCTTGTAAGCGATAAAGAGGCGCTTACTTATATTGAACAGTATTTTATACGAAGTAAACGAACTATGACAGAGAATAATAAAAAACAGGCACTTGTTTTTAATGGGAGCACAGTACTAAATAATCGCACTGGCATGGCGCCTGGCATGGCTGTTGAAAATAATGGGAAACATTACATACTCGTACCTGGGCCACCCCATGAAATGGAGCCAATGATTGTCGATGAAGCGATTCCTTACTTACTAGAACAAAGTGGAGAAAGAGAAATTATTACTTCTCATGTTTTGAAGTTTTATGGAATTGGTGAAGCAGAATTGGAACATCGTATCCAACCACTGTTAGATAAACAATCAAATCCAACCATTGCTCCGCTAGCAACGGCAGATGCCGTCACGCTTAGGATTACTGCGAAAGCGGCGACAATTGAAGATGCGCATAAAATGATTGCGCCAATTGAACAAGAAATACGCGCCATTGTCGGCGAATTTATTTTTGGAACGGATGAGGATACATTATCCTCAAAAGCATTAGAATTGCTTCAATCACATGGTTATACATTAGCAGCTGCTGAAAGCTTAACAGCGGGTCTCTTTCTAGCAGAGTTAGCGAAAGAGCCAGGGGTCAGTTCAGCATTGGCAGGCGGTCTCGTCGTTTATAATGAAGAAGCAAAAGTTGAACAACTTGGTGTGGACAAAAAACTATTGGAAGAACATGGAATTGTCAGTAGTGAATGTGCTGCTTCATTGGCATTAAAAGTTCAAGAGAAGTTTAATACGAATATTGGTATCGGAATAACAGGTGCAGCTGGTCCAACACCACATGATGGTGAACCGGCAGGAACAGTCTGGATCGGGATAGCGTTACCTAATCGGGTTCCAATGACGTATAAGCTATTACTTTCAGGTTCAAGAAATGCCAATCGTCACCGAACGGCAAGATTTGCTTTGTATTATCTAATCAAGCTGTTAACTAAGTAG
- the pgsA gene encoding CDP-diacylglycerol--glycerol-3-phosphate 3-phosphatidyltransferase gives MNLPNKITISRIILIPIFMVFMLVDFEFGTIALLGTTIEVAHFIGGLIFIVASLTDWLDGYIARKHNLVTNMGKFLDPLADKLLVAAALIILVELGSAPSWIVIVIISREFAVTGLRLILAGGGEVVAANQLGKIKTTAQIIAIASLLLNNIFFSSIGFPFGMIMLYIALIFTVWSGVDYFYKNRRVLLDSM, from the coding sequence TTGAATTTACCAAATAAAATTACAATATCTAGAATTATTCTCATACCGATTTTTATGGTTTTTATGTTAGTCGATTTTGAATTTGGAACGATAGCGCTACTCGGCACAACCATTGAAGTAGCACATTTCATTGGAGGGCTTATATTTATTGTTGCTTCATTAACAGATTGGCTCGATGGCTATATTGCCCGAAAGCATAATTTAGTGACAAATATGGGGAAGTTTCTAGATCCATTGGCTGATAAACTACTCGTAGCGGCAGCGCTCATTATACTTGTTGAACTCGGTTCTGCCCCTTCATGGATTGTAATCGTAATTATTAGTCGTGAATTTGCTGTGACTGGACTACGTCTTATTTTAGCTGGTGGCGGAGAAGTTGTCGCTGCGAATCAACTAGGTAAGATTAAAACAACTGCACAAATTATTGCGATCGCATCCTTACTCTTAAATAACATTTTCTTTAGCTCAATTGGCTTTCCTTTCGGCATGATTATGCTTTATATTGCACTGATATTTACTGTTTGGTCAGGGGTAGACTATTTTTATAAAAATAGAAGAGTGTTACTCGACTCTATGTAA
- a CDS encoding helix-turn-helix domain-containing protein gives MTGLGDRLKEARKAKGYTLDDLQGITKIQKRYLAGIENEEFSSMPGSFYVRAFIKQYAEAVGLDADEMLSLYKGSAETVEAEEEQQLTSPTLTRRRSRHSSQLSEIMPKIIVALFIIVIILVITFLWKHNVSNPSEVPIGSEDPIQVEDQPNSNNGAQMGHTEETNDDAKVEDESDKVDEVDEVDEVEKQQKLENINVAGENSTYSLENSEEFQLEIRTNGPSWIGVTDENRTERTPGARIMQAGEKVEVDVTDTEQIRIRVGRPTETEIYVNGELLEYASDTVPQNIIIEYNKE, from the coding sequence GTGACCGGACTTGGTGACCGTCTTAAAGAGGCGAGAAAAGCAAAAGGCTATACGCTAGATGATTTGCAAGGAATAACGAAAATACAAAAAAGATATTTAGCTGGTATTGAAAATGAAGAATTTAGTTCAATGCCTGGTTCATTTTATGTGCGTGCATTTATTAAACAATATGCGGAGGCAGTTGGATTAGATGCAGACGAAATGCTCTCTTTATATAAAGGGAGTGCTGAAACAGTTGAGGCTGAAGAAGAGCAACAACTTACATCCCCGACACTTACAAGAAGGCGTTCGCGACATTCAAGTCAACTCAGTGAAATTATGCCGAAAATTATTGTTGCGCTTTTTATTATTGTCATCATCTTAGTCATTACATTCCTTTGGAAACATAATGTGTCAAATCCTTCAGAAGTTCCAATTGGTTCTGAAGATCCGATTCAGGTCGAGGATCAACCTAATTCTAACAATGGGGCACAAATGGGCCACACCGAAGAAACGAATGATGACGCAAAAGTGGAAGATGAATCAGACAAAGTAGATGAAGTAGACGAAGTAGATGAAGTTGAGAAACAACAAAAACTGGAAAACATTAATGTGGCAGGAGAAAATTCTACATATTCACTTGAAAATAGTGAAGAATTCCAACTTGAAATTCGCACAAACGGGCCTTCATGGATTGGCGTGACAGACGAAAATCGGACAGAAAGAACGCCGGGTGCAAGAATTATGCAAGCGGGAGAAAAAGTTGAGGTAGATGTGACAGACACAGAGCAAATTCGTATTCGCGTTGGTCGTCCTACAGAAACCGAGATTTACGTGAATGGCGAATTACTTGAGTATGCATCCGATACAGTCCCACAAAATATTATTATCGAATACAATAAGGAATAA
- a CDS encoding DUF3388 domain-containing protein: MGNWYLEYEIQVNRPGLLGDIASLLGMLRVNITTINSVDANVDGRNPEQIDGGVRRGLLLRTDDDAQIARFELIASTMDTIQIKKIREPKLSDILAVRHGRYILKDTDNKKTFRFLRSELGILVDFMAELFKEEGHKLIGIRGMPRVGKTESVVAASVCANKKWIFLSSTMIKQTIRKTLAGDEFSKDNIFILDGIVSRKEADERHLQLVREMMRIPAIKVVEHPDIFVQHSEYSIEDFDYIIELRTDHDQEITYEMMEKNHMMSNHGLMGGFDIFNL; this comes from the coding sequence ATGGGGAATTGGTATCTCGAATACGAAATTCAAGTTAATCGTCCAGGGTTACTCGGAGATATTGCATCACTACTTGGCATGTTGCGTGTTAATATTACGACAATTAATAGCGTGGATGCTAACGTAGATGGTAGAAATCCCGAGCAAATTGATGGTGGTGTTCGTCGTGGTTTATTATTAAGGACGGATGACGATGCGCAAATCGCCCGTTTTGAATTAATCGCATCCACTATGGATACGATTCAAATCAAAAAAATACGCGAACCGAAATTAAGCGATATCTTAGCTGTTCGACACGGTCGATACATCTTAAAAGACACGGACAATAAGAAGACGTTTAGGTTTTTGCGTAGTGAACTTGGAATCTTAGTTGATTTTATGGCAGAGCTTTTTAAAGAAGAGGGTCATAAATTAATTGGTATTAGAGGAATGCCACGCGTTGGCAAAACCGAATCCGTTGTTGCTGCTAGCGTATGCGCTAACAAAAAATGGATATTTCTTTCTTCCACAATGATTAAGCAAACCATTCGAAAGACGTTGGCAGGCGATGAGTTTTCAAAAGACAATATTTTTATTTTAGATGGCATTGTCTCAAGGAAAGAGGCAGATGAAAGACATTTACAACTGGTCCGTGAAATGATGCGTATTCCAGCCATAAAAGTGGTTGAACATCCAGATATTTTTGTTCAACATTCGGAATACAGTATCGAAGATTTCGATTATATAATTGAACTTAGAACAGACCACGATCAAGAAATTACATACGAAATGATGGAGAAAAACCACATGATGTCCAATCACGGATTAATGGGGGGATTCGACATCTTTAACCTTTGA
- the ymfI gene encoding elongation factor P 5-aminopentanone reductase has translation MKQNNYVLVLGATGGIGQAICHQLAKSGWSIYIHFNERIEEAKKLRSELAERYPQLEFLLVQGNFLFEEGANQVAHQVQQARAIVIANGQSMNKLLTETTTADMEALWRVHVQNPAQLVSLLSARLRKFTESYIVFIGSIWGNTGAAGEVMYSAVKGAQHAFVKAYAKEASYAGIRVNAIAPGWIETRMNDCIPEDEKEMIMQEIPLLTTGTPQHVADLVDFLLSGKADYMTGEILKLNGGWYI, from the coding sequence ATGAAGCAAAATAATTATGTGCTCGTTCTTGGCGCAACTGGTGGCATTGGCCAAGCCATTTGCCACCAACTTGCTAAGAGTGGTTGGTCAATTTATATTCACTTTAATGAACGAATTGAGGAAGCGAAGAAACTTCGGTCAGAGCTAGCAGAACGCTATCCTCAGCTTGAATTTCTACTTGTTCAAGGGAATTTTTTATTTGAAGAGGGCGCCAATCAAGTAGCCCATCAGGTCCAGCAAGCAAGGGCTATCGTTATCGCCAACGGTCAATCGATGAATAAGTTGCTAACGGAGACAACGACCGCAGATATGGAGGCACTATGGAGGGTTCATGTTCAAAACCCCGCACAGTTAGTAAGCCTTCTTTCTGCACGCTTAAGAAAGTTCACAGAATCTTATATTGTGTTTATCGGTTCAATTTGGGGGAATACAGGAGCAGCGGGCGAAGTTATGTATTCTGCTGTTAAAGGTGCTCAACATGCCTTTGTGAAAGCCTATGCCAAAGAAGCGTCTTATGCAGGTATACGTGTCAATGCCATTGCGCCGGGATGGATTGAAACAAGAATGAACGATTGTATACCAGAAGATGAGAAAGAAATGATTATGCAAGAAATTCCGCTACTAACGACAGGTACACCCCAACATGTGGCAGACCTCGTTGATTTTTTATTAAGTGGAAAAGCAGATTATATGACGGGAGAAATTTTGAAGTTAAACGGCGGTTGGTACATCTAG